The Cellulophaga sp. RHA19 genome includes the window TCAAAACGTTTATAGCCTCTATATGTTCAGGATTAATCATACCAACATCAAAAGGTTTAGGAACTTCTTGTCCGTTTACAACAAAAAGTATATCAGAAAACTGATTGTTATTTTTAGGTTTAAATCCAACCGCTGCAATACTTTTGTCTTTCTCCTTCACAGAAAAATAAAAATAAAAAGGCTTTATGATTCCCTTTTCATCTTTTTTGTAAGTTTCTGTTACGTTGTCTTTAGTTTTATATGTGGCAGATATGTTTGTTATTTCTCCCTCATCATTACGTTTAACATCACTAAAAGATAAAGTTACACCTTGCTCTTTTGCTTCTTTACTAAAACCTTCTAAATCATTAGCTGTAGTGGTAGGTAATATGTCTATGGTTAGCAATTTTATTTTCTCTTTACTTGCTTCGCCTATGAAAGAAAAAGTACTAGATTGTGCCTGCACATTTAAACCTAACATACATAGTAACAACGTCATTACCGATGTAGTCATCACAATTTTTACTGATTTCATTTTTTGTAACATAACTGTTCGTTTTTAATTGATTAAAGATTGATTTTTATTTTTTCGTTGTAATTTCTACCACACCATTTTCTCCTTTTTTACCAAACCTATCTATAGCAGATTGATTTTTAAAAATATTTATATGCTCAATATTTTCAGGAATTAACAGATTCATATCAAAAGAGCTTGGCATTACCTCTCCATTTACAATTATTAAAGGTTTTTTACTTGTTAAATAAGAATTTTCAGGTGTTTTTGCTTCACGTATTGGCGTAGTCATAGAAACAGGAGTAATAGAAGCTTGCACATTATCTTCTATTTGAAAATTATATGTGTTAGACACTTTTTTCTGTTTTTCTTTTGACTGAATATCAACAGTTTGAGTTTGCTTTTTAGCCTTACTCTCTATTGTTTTAACAGAGTCTTTTACACTTATAGTCTCGCTATTTTTTACAATAGTTACTTTAGGAATATCACTAACTAAGTCATTAGAAACAGATTTAGATTGGGCAATAGTTTCTGTATTAAATACAACAACAGCACAAAACAGCATTGGTATTACCAATCCCATTTTTAATATGCTTTCTTTTCTAGACTTACTTTTGTTAAGCATTACAATACGTTTTTTTACTAATGAGTTAAAAAATGTATTGGTTACTGATAAAGAAGCCATACTATGCACAGACTGTTGCAATAACAAATACTGATATTCTTTTTTATTTTGATGCGATACTATTGCATCATCAACAAGGTACTCTAAGTTTACAGAAACCATTTTTTTGTACCACCACGCAAACGGGTTTGCCCATTGCAATACACATAACAAATGTGTAAGTAACATATCTAGAGAGTGTTTTTGTCTGGCGTGTAACTCTTCATGCTTAATAATTGTTTTAAGCTCATTTGCCGTATGTAAATTAGGATTATACACAATGTAATTAAAAAATGAAAACGCACTGGTATCCGCAGTAACCTCAACCATTTTATACCTACCTACTCTTGTGCTTGCCCCTTTATTAATTAAACTAAATAAAGACGCCAATTGCACTAAAAATCTACCTAAGAAAAATACACAACCCACAACGTAAACAGTCAAAACTACCAACCACCAATTTATATTTTCTATTGATGAATTATTGACAACAGTATTGCTTAATTTATTAAAATCTACAATAGGAGTATTAGTAAAAACCACTTTGGTTATAATTAAAAAAGGAAATATCATTGCTACAAATATTCCTGCTAGCAAAAACAACCTATTCGCTTTAAAAAATGTTTCGTTACGTAAAAACATCTGAAAACAAATAAAAAACAATGCTATAACCAAGCTGCTTTTAGCAATAAAAATTAAATACTCCATTACTTATTGTTTTCTATATGGTTAATAATCTCTTTTAGCTCATCTACACTAATTTTATCTTCATTAACAAAGTTAGACACCAAACTCTTGTATGAGTTGCTGTAAAAGTCTGTAATAGCCCTGCTCATAAATCCTTTTCTGTACACTTCTTTTTCTACTATTGGGTAATATTGATGGGTATTGCCATATGCAGTATGACTAACATATCCTTTTTCCTCTAAATTTCTAATCATAGTAGATAACGTATTGTAATGTGGCTTATCTTCTTTAAATTCTGCCAAGACATCTTTAACAAAAGCTTTTTCTAGCTTCCACAAAATCTTAAGTACTTCTTCCTCTTTGTTTGTTAACTTTTTCATTTTGTATCTATTACAACTCGTTTTTATCAGAAACCAAACTTAATCCTATTTTTTTAGTTACACAACTATTTTTATAGTTAACAAACTAAAATAGCAGTTTTAAACTTCTAAAAACGAGTAAAGGCTACTCTTTTAGGAGTAGCCTTTACTTATAAAATTATGTTATTGCTAATTTAAAACTACCAAATACGCACTCTTTTTTCTGGTGCAACATACATAGGATCTCTTTCTTTAATATCAAAAGCATCGTAAAAAGCATCAATATTTAATAAAGGTTGTACCGCTCTAATCATTCCTGGAGAGTGCGGATCTGTCTTTACTTGGTTACGTAGAGCTTCATCTCTAGACTTAGTTCTCCAAACTGTAGCCCAAGACATAAAGAAACGTTGTTCTGCTGTAAAACCATCAATATCTTCTGGTCTTCCATTTTCTTCAAATAACAATTGTAAACCGTCATAAGCACCTAAAACGCCACCTAAATCACCAATGTTTTCACCTAAAGTAAATTTACCGTTTACGTAAACGCTATCTAAAACTTCTAAATTACTGTACTGTGTTGCTAAAGCATCGCCTCTTTCTGTAAAAGCAGCCAAATCTTCATCTGTCCACCAGTTTTTAAGGTTACCTTCAGCATCAAAACGAGCACCACTATCATCAAAAGCATGAGAAATTTCGTGTCCAATTACAGCTCCAATACCACCATAATTTACAGCATCATCTGCAGTATAGTTATAAAAAGGAGGTTGTAAAATTGCAGCAGGAAAAACAATCTCGTTATTCATTGGGTTAAAATATGCGTTAACCGTTTGCGGAGACATTCCCCACTCGCTCTTATCTACTGGCTCTCCAATTTCTGCAAAGTTTTTTGCTCTACCCCATTTACCAACAGCCGTCATATTATCAAAATAAGACTTGTCTGCTGCTACTTCCATATTAGAGTAATCTTCCCAAGAATCTGGATAAGCTATTTTAACAGTAAATTTGTCTAACTTTTCAATTGCTTTAACTTTTGTATCCTCACTCATCCAATCTAATTTCTTAATTCGGTTTTTATAAGCTGTAATTACATTAGCAATCATTTTTTCTGCTTTTACTTTAGCTTCTGGCGGAAACTTAGCATCTACATACAATTTACCCAAAGCCTCACCAACTGTACCGTTTACTGTTGCTAGAGCACGCTCATCTGCAGGACGTTGTTTTTTAGCACCTCTTAAATATTTGCTGTAAAACTCCCAACTAGCTGTTTCGGTAGCTGTAGTTAACCTACCAGTTGCTCCGTTAAAAGTATCCCATTTTACAAGAGTTTTTAAATCTTCAATAGGTGTATTTTTTAATAACTTATCTAAAGCTGCTGTATATTTTAGTTGTGTTACCAAAATAGTATCAAACTTTTTAGTCATTCCTAAATCAGCAATCATTTTTTTAACATCTAAAGAAGAAAGCATAGCATCTGCTTCTGCAACTGTTTTAGGATTATTAAAATTTCTTGCATCACGACTTTGTACTTTGTCTAAACGTGGTTCTGCTAATTTAGTTTCTAGATCTAAAATAGTTATAGCTGCCTTATTAGCAACTTCTTTAGAATCTCCTAACATTTGTAACATTTTAGAGATGTATTTTTTATACTGTTCTCTAATTTCTTTAGACTTACTATCTTGCTCTAAGTAATAATCACGGTCTGGTAAACCAAGACCAGCACCACCCATATAAACAGCATTCATTGCAGAGTTATTTAAGTCTGCACGTACACTAAAACCAATAAACGGAGAAGAAACCGCTGGATTTTTAGCTAAAACTGTTTGTAAGTCTGATAAACTTTTAACCTCTGCTATTGCTTTTAAAGCTGGTTCTATAGGTGTTAAACCTGCTTTGTTTCTTGCAGTTGTATCTAACTTAGTTTCAAAAATAGCAAGTGCTTTTGCTTGGTCTGTGTCTGCACCATATTTGCCACTTTCTTTAGCTTCTGCAATAATTTCTAAAACATCTGCATCTGTAGACTGGCGTAACACAGAGAAACCACCCCAACTAGATCTGTCATCAGGAATATCTGTATTCTTCATCCAACTACCGTTAACGTAGTTGTAAAAATCTGCTTTAGGATTTACTAAAGTGTCCATATTCTCTAGTACAATACCAGGAATTTTTTCTACTTCGGCTTGGGCTACAACGTCCTCTTTTTTAGCTTCTTTACCATCTTTACATGAGGTAATAGCAAGAGCACCAGCCAAACCAACTACCAGTAGTGATTTGTTAGTAATTTTCATTGTTGAGTTTTTTAAATTGTTAATTAGTATCCATACAAAAATAACAAAAAGATAAAATAAAGCTTCATTTACTATGTTAAATACATTTTTGCAGGCAAATCATTAGATTTCACTAAAATATTTTCAATGATGTTTAATAACACCCAAGATCTAATAAATCTATATTATCTTTAAAAATAGTATTTTTACTTTTTAAGCAACAAATACTTTTTAGGTTAGATTTATGAAGAATGATAAAATAAAAAATGTGTTTAAAGAAGGTGCTATCTCTAGTGCTTTTATTGGTGAAGCTATTGCCAAACACCAAAGCAAAACACAAATTGGCGCTCACAATATATTTTTAGGTCAGGTTAGAGCAGATAAAATAGATGACAAAATTGTAAAAGCTATAGAGTATACCGCTTATGAAGAAATGGCAAACCTTAAGTTTCACGAGATAAAAGAAACTACATTTTCTAAGTTTGATATTACTTGTATGCACATTTACCATAGTAAAGGTATTGTAAACATAGGTGAAATATGTTTATTTGTTTTCGTTTCTGCACCACACAGACAAGTAGTTTTTGATGCGCTTAATTATGTTGTAGAAGAAATAAAGGCACAAGTACCTGTTTTTGGAAAAGAGGTTTTTGAAGACAGCTCATATCAATGGAAAGTAAATAAATAACAATGGTAGATATTACACAAAAAGCAATTACGTTAAGAACTGCAATTGCACAAGCCGTTGTAAAGGTAAGTACACAAGCCACTATAGATGCCATAAACAATAAAACTGTTCCTAAAGGAGATGTTTTTGCCATGAGTAAAGCTGCTGGTTTACTTGGTGTAAAAAAAACACCAGATTTATTACCAGACTGCCACCCTTTACCAATTGAGTTTACAGATATTACGTACCAAATTAACGACTTAGAAATAACAATTTTAATTACCGTAAAAACAAACTACAAAACCGGTGTAGAGGTAGAAGCTATGCACGGAGCAAGTATTGTTGCCTTAAATATGTACGATATGCTAAAACCCATAGACAAAGGCATAGAAATACACCATATAAAACTTTTAAAGAAAACAGGTGGTAAATCTGACATTATCAATAAGTAAAATATTACTTTTTATATTTTACAAGCAATTAACTTTATGGGTTTTGCGTTTTTAAGAGAATAAACTAATTTTAATAACTCGCATATTGCGTGTATTACAATTCTCCAAAAAATAGCTGCTATGGATAACCTTAAACGAGTAATTGTAGATTTTAAAAAACTTACTCCAGAAGTTTTAAAACTACTAGTAGATCGCTATCCTGCTGGGTATGGCGATAGTGACATTATAGTGTTTAAAAATGCTAAAAATGAAACTATTGAGGCAGTAGAAGTACTTACACAAGACACTAAATACCTTGTAAAAATTAGTGCAAAACTAGAGTACACTATGGAGAATTATGACGAGGACGACTATGAGGATTTTAAAGATGATGACCCCACAGCCATCCCAGACATTTCATTACATAATAATGAGAATTAATTTAGTTTGCTAAATTCTTCAGCATTGTTTCTGTAGTTTTTTCTAGATCAAATTCTGCTTTCCAACCCCAATCTTTTTCTGCTGTAGAAGCATCTATACTTTGCGGCCATGAATCTGCTATTTCTTGTCTAAAATCTACATTATAATCAATTTTAAACTCTGGTATTTGTTTTTGTATGCTTGCAGCAATTTCTGTTGGAGTAAAACTCATTGCAGCTAAGTTGTATGATGAGCGCTCTTTTATGTTTTCAGCCTCAGTTTCCATAATAGACACTGTAGCTCTAATAGCATCATTCATAAACATCATTGGTAGTTTTGTGTTTTCAGATAAAAAACAAGTGTATGCCTTATTCTCTAATGCTTTATGGTAAATTTCTACAGCATAATCTGTTGTACCACCACCTGGCTGTGTTTTCCAACTAATTAAACCTGGGTAACGTAAACTACGTACATCTACTCCATATTTATTATGGTAATAACTACACCAACGCTCACCAGATTGTTTACTAATACCATAAACAGTACTTGGC containing:
- a CDS encoding M56 family metallopeptidase — protein: MEYLIFIAKSSLVIALFFICFQMFLRNETFFKANRLFLLAGIFVAMIFPFLIITKVVFTNTPIVDFNKLSNTVVNNSSIENINWWLVVLTVYVVGCVFFLGRFLVQLASLFSLINKGASTRVGRYKMVEVTADTSAFSFFNYIVYNPNLHTANELKTIIKHEELHARQKHSLDMLLTHLLCVLQWANPFAWWYKKMVSVNLEYLVDDAIVSHQNKKEYQYLLLQQSVHSMASLSVTNTFFNSLVKKRIVMLNKSKSRKESILKMGLVIPMLFCAVVVFNTETIAQSKSVSNDLVSDIPKVTIVKNSETISVKDSVKTIESKAKKQTQTVDIQSKEKQKKVSNTYNFQIEDNVQASITPVSMTTPIREAKTPENSYLTSKKPLIIVNGEVMPSSFDMNLLIPENIEHINIFKNQSAIDRFGKKGENGVVEITTKK
- the moaC gene encoding cyclic pyranopterin monophosphate synthase MoaC, translating into MVDITQKAITLRTAIAQAVVKVSTQATIDAINNKTVPKGDVFAMSKAAGLLGVKKTPDLLPDCHPLPIEFTDITYQINDLEITILITVKTNYKTGVEVEAMHGASIVALNMYDMLKPIDKGIEIHHIKLLKKTGGKSDIINK
- a CDS encoding NAD-dependent epimerase/dehydratase family protein, producing the protein MQKSILIIGACGQIGTELTLALREKHGNDNVVASDIREGGEDLMASGPFELLDATDYKAIENVVMHYEIDEVYLMAAMLSATAEKFPMRAWDLNMGSLFNVLNLAKDKKISKIFWPSSIAVFGPNTPKENTPQNTIMEPSTVYGISKQSGERWCSYYHNKYGVDVRSLRYPGLISWKTQPGGGTTDYAVEIYHKALENKAYTCFLSENTKLPMMFMNDAIRATVSIMETEAENIKERSSYNLAAMSFTPTEIAASIQKQIPEFKIDYNVDFRQEIADSWPQSIDASTAEKDWGWKAEFDLEKTTETMLKNLAN
- a CDS encoding molybdenum cofactor biosynthesis protein MoaE, which gives rise to MKNDKIKNVFKEGAISSAFIGEAIAKHQSKTQIGAHNIFLGQVRADKIDDKIVKAIEYTAYEEMANLKFHEIKETTFSKFDITCMHIYHSKGIVNIGEICLFVFVSAPHRQVVFDALNYVVEEIKAQVPVFGKEVFEDSSYQWKVNK
- a CDS encoding TonB-dependent receptor plug domain-containing protein translates to MKSVKIVMTTSVMTLLLCMLGLNVQAQSSTFSFIGEASKEKIKLLTIDILPTTTANDLEGFSKEAKEQGVTLSFSDVKRNDEGEITNISATYKTKDNVTETYKKDEKGIIKPFYFYFSVKEKDKSIAAVGFKPKNNNQFSDILFVVNGQEVPKPFDVGMINPEHIEAINVLKNESATAKYGSRGRDGVIEITLK
- a CDS encoding BlaI/MecI/CopY family transcriptional regulator, translated to MKKLTNKEEEVLKILWKLEKAFVKDVLAEFKEDKPHYNTLSTMIRNLEEKGYVSHTAYGNTHQYYPIVEKEVYRKGFMSRAITDFYSNSYKSLVSNFVNEDKISVDELKEIINHIENNK
- a CDS encoding M13 family metallopeptidase, with translation MKITNKSLLVVGLAGALAITSCKDGKEAKKEDVVAQAEVEKIPGIVLENMDTLVNPKADFYNYVNGSWMKNTDIPDDRSSWGGFSVLRQSTDADVLEIIAEAKESGKYGADTDQAKALAIFETKLDTTARNKAGLTPIEPALKAIAEVKSLSDLQTVLAKNPAVSSPFIGFSVRADLNNSAMNAVYMGGAGLGLPDRDYYLEQDSKSKEIREQYKKYISKMLQMLGDSKEVANKAAITILDLETKLAEPRLDKVQSRDARNFNNPKTVAEADAMLSSLDVKKMIADLGMTKKFDTILVTQLKYTAALDKLLKNTPIEDLKTLVKWDTFNGATGRLTTATETASWEFYSKYLRGAKKQRPADERALATVNGTVGEALGKLYVDAKFPPEAKVKAEKMIANVITAYKNRIKKLDWMSEDTKVKAIEKLDKFTVKIAYPDSWEDYSNMEVAADKSYFDNMTAVGKWGRAKNFAEIGEPVDKSEWGMSPQTVNAYFNPMNNEIVFPAAILQPPFYNYTADDAVNYGGIGAVIGHEISHAFDDSGARFDAEGNLKNWWTDEDLAAFTERGDALATQYSNLEVLDSVYVNGKFTLGENIGDLGGVLGAYDGLQLLFEENGRPEDIDGFTAEQRFFMSWATVWRTKSRDEALRNQVKTDPHSPGMIRAVQPLLNIDAFYDAFDIKERDPMYVAPEKRVRIW